One stretch of Eretmochelys imbricata isolate rEreImb1 chromosome 1, rEreImb1.hap1, whole genome shotgun sequence DNA includes these proteins:
- the FMC1 gene encoding protein FMC1 homolog: MAGLGSPVRTLRSLVRELRYVSAQAGRPYRDTAAYRHLREAFRAHRVTSEKLCRAQHELHFQAATYLCLLRSVRQHLALHQEYHAKGERSTEEAAGLVGLKLPQQPGGKGWDS, from the exons ATGGCGGGTCTGGGCTCGCCGGTCCGTACCCTGCGGAGCCTCGTTCGGGAGCTGCGCTACGTGAGCGCCCAGGCGGGCCGCCCCTACCGGGACACGGCGGCCTATCGGCACCTCAGGGAGGCCTTCCGCGCCCACCGG GTCACCAGTGAGAAGCTCTGCAGGGCCCAGCATGAGCTGCATTTCCAGGCTGCTACTTATCTCTGTCTTCTGCGCAGTGTCCGTCAACACTTAGCGCTTCACCAAGAGTACCACGCCAAAGGAGAGCGCTCCACTGAGGAAGCTGCTGGCCTCGTGGGCCTTAAACTGCCTCAACAGCCAGGCGGGAAAGGATGGGATTCATAG